From a region of the Streptomyces sp. NBC_00193 genome:
- a CDS encoding MFS transporter yields the protein MFTDLVPPPAADDQHAHRPLGHPTLWFVIGGSVLGGIATAMFQPGTSSLVPQVSTDPTQANGVLRVSQGMATMAGPALAGVLVAATSTAWVFLIDAATFAISGVCLLALRLPRFAPDRSQSTLTNLREGWDEFRSRSWLWAVILIWWVLGVFVWGPLTPLGAASIIAEHGKAAFGYAEGAFGAGCVLGGLVAIRIRPVRPLLGGGFAMFLFPMMPLAAALVPALPLLMLGYAISGVGWAFWGVQWSTTVQTQIPEDRLNRVTAYEVGGSILAIPLGQVLSGPASSLVGVRPLLLAGAAISLGCALALVVVRPVRGLVRRDAGPSRDTGASPSAAKDGGS from the coding sequence GTGTTCACGGACCTGGTTCCACCCCCTGCCGCAGATGATCAGCACGCACACCGTCCGCTCGGCCACCCCACCCTGTGGTTCGTCATCGGCGGATCGGTCCTCGGCGGCATCGCGACCGCGATGTTCCAGCCGGGCACCTCCAGCCTCGTCCCCCAGGTCTCCACCGACCCCACCCAGGCCAACGGGGTGCTGCGGGTGAGCCAGGGGATGGCCACGATGGCCGGGCCGGCGCTCGCCGGCGTGCTGGTCGCGGCCACCTCGACGGCCTGGGTCTTCCTGATCGACGCCGCCACCTTCGCGATCAGCGGGGTCTGCCTGCTCGCGCTGCGGCTCCCCCGCTTCGCACCCGACCGCTCGCAGTCCACCCTCACGAACCTGCGGGAGGGCTGGGACGAGTTCCGCTCCAGGTCCTGGCTGTGGGCGGTGATCCTGATCTGGTGGGTGCTCGGGGTCTTCGTCTGGGGACCGCTCACCCCGCTCGGCGCGGCCTCGATCATCGCCGAGCACGGCAAGGCCGCCTTCGGGTACGCGGAGGGCGCCTTCGGTGCCGGCTGCGTCCTCGGCGGGCTCGTCGCGATCCGGATCCGCCCGGTCCGCCCACTGCTCGGCGGCGGCTTCGCGATGTTCCTGTTCCCGATGATGCCGCTGGCCGCGGCCCTGGTCCCGGCCCTGCCGCTGCTCATGCTCGGCTACGCGATCAGCGGTGTGGGCTGGGCGTTCTGGGGCGTGCAGTGGTCCACCACGGTGCAGACCCAGATCCCCGAGGACCGGCTCAACCGCGTGACGGCGTACGAGGTGGGCGGTTCGATCCTCGCCATCCCGCTCGGCCAGGTCCTCTCGGGCCCGGCGAGCAGCCTCGTCGGCGTCCGCCCGCTCCTGCTGGCGGGCGCCGCGATCAGCCTGGGCTGCGCCCTCGCCCTCGTCGTCGTACGCCCCGTCCGCGGGCTCGTGCGGCGCGATGCGGGGCCGTCCCGCGATACGGGGGCTAGCCCCAGTGCCGCCAAGGACGGCGGCTCCTAG
- a CDS encoding MurR/RpiR family transcriptional regulator, with protein sequence MSESPAARLQKLFEGHRLTPTQRRIAHCMVRGAAEVPFLSSVELAELAGVSQPSVTRFAVALGFDGYPALRRHLREVAPAERAAGGEEDAYNEYQQAVQGEIENLRQLSAMLADPAPVQEAGRLLAGSSPLPVLGLRAASSQARGFAYFAAKVHPDVRLLDEGGSMLADRIDAAAGAGASALLCFALPRHPKEVAEALEHARGAGLTVVTVADSAFAPVARHSDLLIPAPVGTGLAFDTACAPMLLGRVLLEAMADALPDAQARLEAFDARAAARGLFVE encoded by the coding sequence ATGAGCGAGAGCCCTGCGGCCCGGCTGCAGAAGCTGTTCGAGGGGCACCGGCTGACGCCGACCCAGCGGCGGATCGCGCACTGCATGGTGCGCGGCGCGGCGGAGGTGCCGTTCCTGTCGAGCGTGGAGCTCGCCGAGCTGGCCGGGGTGAGCCAGCCGTCGGTGACCCGGTTCGCGGTGGCGCTGGGCTTCGACGGCTACCCCGCGCTGCGCCGGCACCTGCGCGAAGTGGCCCCCGCCGAGCGGGCCGCGGGCGGGGAGGAGGACGCGTACAACGAGTACCAGCAGGCCGTACAGGGCGAGATCGAGAACCTGCGGCAGCTCTCGGCGATGCTGGCCGACCCGGCGCCGGTGCAGGAGGCGGGGCGGCTGCTGGCCGGGTCGAGCCCGCTGCCCGTACTGGGGCTGCGCGCGGCCTCCTCGCAGGCGCGCGGGTTCGCGTACTTCGCCGCGAAGGTCCATCCGGACGTCCGGCTGCTCGACGAGGGCGGCTCGATGCTCGCCGACCGGATCGACGCGGCCGCGGGCGCCGGGGCCTCGGCCCTGCTGTGCTTCGCGCTGCCCCGGCATCCGAAGGAGGTCGCCGAGGCGCTGGAGCACGCGCGGGGGGCCGGGCTGACGGTGGTCACGGTCGCCGATTCGGCCTTCGCGCCGGTGGCTCGCCACTCCGACCTGCTGATCCCGGCGCCCGTCGGTACCGGCCTGGCCTTCGACACGGCGTGCGCGCCGATGCTGCTGGGGCGGGTGCTGCTGGAGGCGATGGCGGACGCGCTGCCGGACGCGCAGGCGCGGCTGGAGGCCTTCGACGCGCGGGCCGCGGCGCGGGGGCTGTTCGTGGAGTAG
- a CDS encoding NAD(P)/FAD-dependent oxidoreductase: MSLPATTRVAIVGAGPTGLTLALTLAGAGVDFVLLDRQAEGANTSRAAVVHARTLEVLDELDPATSAELVRRGTAVTRFRIRDGARPLAAVSFDGLPTAHSYALMVPQDQTEAVLLGRLHALGHEVHRPYEVTTVTQDAAGVTLTTATGETLRAAYAVGADGMHSTVREAAGIGFTGSTYEESFVLADVTMDWAPGPREVSLTFGAAGLTVVAPLPGGRYRVVSTVDDAPAEPGLPFVQALLDARAPAQATVTDVVWSSRFRVHHRVADHYRSGRLLLAGDAAHVHSPAGGQGMNTGIQDGHALGRALSATPATATDEALDAYEATRRPVALRVVALTDRMTRIATTRNPALRAVRNTLLPLLARVPALNKRLATELAELNYR; the protein is encoded by the coding sequence ATGTCGCTCCCCGCCACCACCCGCGTCGCCATCGTCGGAGCCGGCCCCACCGGCCTCACCCTCGCCCTGACCCTCGCCGGGGCCGGCGTCGACTTCGTGCTCCTGGACCGGCAGGCCGAGGGCGCCAACACCTCCCGCGCCGCCGTGGTCCACGCCCGCACCCTGGAGGTGCTCGACGAGCTCGACCCGGCCACCTCCGCCGAGCTGGTCCGCCGGGGCACGGCCGTCACCCGGTTCCGGATCCGCGACGGCGCCCGCCCGCTCGCCGCCGTCAGCTTCGACGGCCTGCCCACGGCCCACTCGTACGCCCTGATGGTTCCCCAGGACCAGACAGAGGCCGTGCTCCTCGGCCGGCTGCACGCCCTCGGCCACGAGGTCCACCGCCCGTACGAGGTCACCACCGTCACCCAGGACGCCGCCGGGGTCACCCTCACCACCGCCACCGGCGAAACCCTGCGCGCCGCCTACGCCGTCGGCGCCGACGGGATGCACAGCACGGTCCGCGAGGCCGCCGGGATCGGTTTCACCGGCAGCACCTACGAGGAGTCCTTCGTCCTCGCCGACGTCACCATGGACTGGGCCCCGGGCCCCCGCGAGGTCTCCCTCACCTTCGGCGCCGCCGGTCTCACCGTGGTCGCCCCGCTCCCCGGAGGCCGCTACCGCGTGGTCTCCACCGTCGACGACGCCCCCGCCGAGCCCGGTCTGCCCTTCGTCCAGGCCCTGCTGGACGCCCGCGCCCCCGCCCAGGCCACCGTCACCGACGTCGTCTGGTCCTCGCGGTTCCGGGTCCACCACCGGGTCGCGGACCACTACCGCTCCGGCCGCCTGCTGCTCGCCGGCGACGCCGCGCACGTACACAGCCCGGCCGGCGGCCAGGGCATGAACACCGGCATCCAGGACGGCCACGCCCTCGGCCGCGCCCTCAGCGCAACCCCCGCCACCGCCACCGACGAGGCCCTCGACGCCTACGAGGCCACCCGACGCCCCGTCGCCCTGCGCGTGGTCGCACTGACCGACCGGATGACCCGGATCGCCACCACCCGCAACCCCGCCCTGCGCGCCGTACGCAACACCCTGCTCCCGCTCCTCGCCCGCGTCCCGGCGCTGAACAAGCGCCTGGCCACCGAGCTGGCGGAGCTGAACTACCGCTAG
- a CDS encoding TetR/AcrR family transcriptional regulator, with protein sequence MTRDGVDGVDGVAGETGVAGAAGETRGGQTKAAILRAARERFAAQGYERTTIRGVAADAGIDPSMVMRYFGSKERLFDAALEVDLRLPDLAGVAEGELARVLVRHFVERWEGDPADDALLVLLRSAVTNEAAAARMREVFAGQVAPGLAAALGAERGVRVAGLVSTHLLGLALTRYLLRLPPMTALSPEAVVASLTPALEATLRSTP encoded by the coding sequence ATGACGAGAGATGGAGTGGACGGGGTGGACGGGGTGGCCGGGGAGACCGGGGTGGCCGGTGCTGCGGGGGAGACCCGGGGCGGGCAGACCAAAGCGGCGATCCTGCGGGCGGCGCGGGAGCGGTTCGCCGCGCAGGGGTACGAGCGGACGACGATCCGCGGCGTCGCGGCGGACGCGGGGATCGATCCGTCGATGGTGATGCGGTACTTCGGCAGCAAGGAGCGGCTCTTCGACGCGGCGCTCGAGGTGGACCTGCGGCTGCCTGATCTGGCGGGGGTTGCGGAGGGGGAGCTGGCGCGGGTGCTCGTGCGGCACTTCGTGGAGCGGTGGGAGGGGGATCCGGCGGATGATGCGCTGCTCGTGCTGTTGCGCTCCGCGGTGACCAATGAGGCGGCGGCGGCGCGCATGCGGGAGGTTTTCGCGGGGCAGGTTGCGCCGGGGCTGGCGGCTGCGCTCGGGGCGGAGCGGGGGGTGCGGGTGGCGGGCCTGGTCTCCACCCATCTCCTGGGGCTGGCCCTGACCCGCTACCTGCTGCGGCTGCCCCCGATGACGGCGCTCTCGCCGGAGGCGGTGGTCGCATCCCTGACCCCGGCGCTGGAGGCGACCCTCCGCTCCACCCCTTGA
- a CDS encoding diaminopimelate decarboxylase has translation MAVDAHAHAAGGSAEDGSGPSAERSARRRDLAVRAAVEQGLIDEDTPLLCLLDTAGIRASAAALTGAFARALAPGTPVLHAFAVKAAPLVPVLRLLADAGLGCEVASPGELALARAAGVAPERIVLDSPAKTGAELREALALGVAVNADNRQELERLDALVAAAPTTSPIGVRINPQTGAGSIDALSTATATSKFGIALRDPGAREWLVRAYLDRPWLTRLHTHSGSQGVPLPLIAEGVRELYALAEEINAAAGRRQVDTLDIGGGLPVNFTSDTATPTYADYVSALRSAVPGLFSGAYGLVTEFGRSLTAKHGLVLSRVEYTKTTGGRAIALTHAGVQLATRTVYAPAAWPLRILPYSAKGTPLTGPLVAQDIAGPACFAGDLLAAARELPLLTPGDLVCIPDTGAYAFTAHYGYNSLPRPAVHGYTVTPSGAHFTLARPAQPIPSIPTEAGAAFPDALL, from the coding sequence ATGGCAGTCGACGCACACGCGCACGCCGCCGGAGGCTCCGCCGAGGACGGCTCCGGGCCCTCCGCCGAGCGCTCCGCCCGGCGACGGGACCTGGCGGTACGGGCCGCCGTGGAGCAGGGCCTGATCGACGAGGACACCCCCCTCCTCTGCCTGCTCGACACGGCCGGCATCCGCGCCTCCGCCGCCGCCCTGACCGGCGCCTTCGCCCGGGCCCTCGCCCCCGGCACCCCCGTCCTGCACGCCTTCGCCGTCAAGGCGGCCCCGCTCGTCCCGGTGCTGCGGCTGCTCGCCGACGCCGGGCTCGGCTGCGAGGTGGCCAGCCCCGGCGAGCTGGCCCTGGCCCGCGCGGCCGGGGTCGCGCCGGAGCGCATCGTCCTCGACTCCCCCGCGAAGACCGGCGCCGAGCTGCGGGAGGCCCTCGCCCTGGGCGTCGCGGTCAACGCCGACAACCGCCAGGAGCTGGAACGCCTGGACGCGCTCGTCGCGGCGGCGCCCACCACCTCCCCCATCGGCGTACGCATCAACCCGCAAACCGGCGCGGGCAGCATCGACGCCCTCTCCACCGCCACGGCCACCTCGAAGTTCGGCATCGCCCTGCGCGATCCGGGCGCGCGCGAGTGGCTCGTACGGGCCTACCTGGACCGGCCGTGGCTCACCCGGCTGCACACCCACTCGGGCTCCCAGGGCGTTCCCCTCCCGCTGATCGCCGAAGGGGTGCGGGAGCTGTACGCACTGGCCGAGGAGATCAACGCGGCGGCCGGGCGACGACAGGTCGACACCCTGGACATCGGCGGCGGGCTGCCGGTCAACTTCACCTCGGACACTGCCACCCCCACCTACGCGGACTACGTGAGCGCGCTGCGCTCGGCCGTCCCCGGGCTCTTCTCCGGGGCCTACGGGCTGGTCACGGAGTTCGGCCGGTCCCTGACGGCCAAACACGGGCTGGTCCTTTCCCGGGTGGAGTACACGAAGACCACGGGCGGCCGGGCGATCGCCCTGACGCACGCGGGGGTCCAGCTGGCGACCCGTACGGTCTACGCCCCGGCGGCCTGGCCGCTCCGCATCCTCCCCTACTCCGCGAAGGGGACTCCGCTGACCGGCCCCCTAGTCGCCCAGGACATCGCCGGGCCGGCGTGCTTCGCGGGTGACCTGCTGGCGGCCGCGCGGGAGCTGCCGCTGCTGACCCCGGGGGACCTGGTCTGCATCCCCGACACCGGGGCGTACGCCTTCACCGCGCACTACGGCTACAACAGCCTCCCCCGCCCAGCGGTACACGGCTACACCGTGACCCCCTCGGGGGCCCACTTCACCCTGGCCCGCCCGGCCCAACCCATCCCGTCCATCCCCACAGAAGCGGGCGCGGCCTTCCCGGACGCCCTCCTCTAA
- the hutU gene encoding urocanate hydratase, producing the protein MSGPRPVRAARGTELSTLGWQQEAALRMLQNNLDPEVAEHPDKLVVYGGTGKAARDWRSYDAMVRTLQTLKQDETMLVQSGRPVGVMQTHEWAPRVLLANSNLVGDWANWEEFRRLENLGLTMYGQMTAGSWIYIGTQGILQGTYETFAAVAAKKFNGTLAGTITLTAGLGGMGGAQPLAVTMNDGVAICIDVDPRAIDRRIEHRYLDVKANDLRHALQLAVEARDARKPLSIGLLGNAAELLPQMLAEGAPIDIVTDQTSAHDPLAYLPVGVDFDDMAAYAAKDPAGFTTRARESMATHVEAMVGFMDAGAEVFDYGNSIRGEAQLAGYDRAFAFPGFVPAYIRPLFCEGKGPFRWAALSGEASDIHKTDKAMLELFPENESLHRWIKMAGERVHFQGLPARICWLGYGERDKAGERFNEMVADGTLAAPLVIGRDHLDCGSVASPYRETEAMLDGSDAIADWPLLNAMVNVASGASWVSIHHGGGVGMGRSIHAGQVTVADGTKLAGEKIRRVLTNDPGMGVIRHVDAGYDIAETVADERGVRIPMREGDDA; encoded by the coding sequence ATGTCAGGACCCCGCCCCGTACGGGCCGCACGAGGTACCGAGCTGAGCACCCTGGGATGGCAGCAGGAGGCCGCGCTGCGGATGCTCCAGAACAACCTCGACCCCGAGGTCGCCGAGCACCCCGACAAGCTCGTCGTCTACGGCGGCACCGGCAAGGCCGCCCGCGACTGGCGCTCGTACGACGCGATGGTCCGCACCCTCCAGACCCTCAAGCAGGACGAGACGATGCTCGTCCAGTCCGGCCGCCCGGTCGGCGTGATGCAGACCCACGAGTGGGCCCCGCGCGTGCTCCTCGCGAACTCCAACCTGGTCGGCGACTGGGCGAACTGGGAGGAGTTCCGCCGCCTGGAGAACCTGGGCCTGACCATGTACGGCCAGATGACCGCCGGGTCCTGGATCTACATCGGCACCCAGGGCATCCTGCAGGGCACCTACGAGACCTTCGCCGCCGTCGCCGCGAAGAAGTTCAACGGGACCCTCGCCGGCACCATCACCCTGACCGCCGGCCTCGGCGGCATGGGCGGCGCCCAGCCGCTGGCCGTGACGATGAACGACGGCGTCGCCATCTGCATCGACGTCGACCCGCGCGCCATCGACCGCCGCATCGAGCACCGCTACCTCGACGTCAAGGCGAACGACCTGCGCCACGCGCTGCAGCTCGCCGTCGAGGCCCGCGACGCCCGCAAGCCGCTCTCCATCGGCCTGCTCGGCAACGCCGCCGAGCTGCTCCCGCAGATGCTCGCCGAGGGCGCCCCGATCGACATCGTGACCGACCAGACCTCGGCCCACGACCCGCTCGCGTACCTGCCCGTGGGCGTCGACTTCGACGACATGGCCGCCTACGCCGCCAAGGACCCGGCCGGGTTCACCACCCGCGCCCGCGAGTCCATGGCCACGCACGTCGAGGCCATGGTCGGCTTCATGGACGCGGGCGCCGAGGTCTTCGACTACGGCAACTCCATCCGCGGCGAGGCCCAGCTCGCCGGCTACGACCGCGCCTTCGCCTTCCCCGGCTTCGTCCCCGCCTACATCCGCCCCCTCTTCTGCGAGGGCAAGGGCCCCTTCCGCTGGGCGGCCCTGTCCGGCGAGGCCTCGGACATCCACAAGACCGACAAGGCGATGCTGGAGCTCTTCCCCGAGAACGAGTCCCTGCACCGCTGGATCAAGATGGCCGGCGAGCGCGTCCACTTCCAGGGCCTGCCCGCCCGCATCTGCTGGCTCGGCTACGGCGAGCGCGACAAGGCCGGCGAGCGCTTCAACGAGATGGTCGCCGACGGCACCCTCGCCGCGCCCCTGGTCATCGGCCGCGACCACCTGGACTGCGGCTCGGTGGCCTCCCCGTACCGCGAGACCGAGGCCATGCTCGACGGCTCCGACGCGATCGCCGACTGGCCGCTGCTCAACGCCATGGTCAACGTGGCCTCCGGCGCCTCCTGGGTCTCCATCCACCACGGCGGCGGCGTCGGCATGGGCCGCTCCATCCACGCGGGCCAGGTCACGGTCGCCGACGGCACGAAGCTCGCGGGCGAGAAGATCCGCCGCGTCCTGACCAACGACCCCGGCATGGGCGTCATCCGCCACGTCGACGCCGGCTACGACATCGCCGAGACGGTCGCCGACGAGCGCGGCGTCCGCATCCCGATGCGCGAGGGCGACGACGCGTGA
- a CDS encoding allantoate amidohydrolase yields the protein MWAELRPIGRNADSGGYRRYAWTGADADCRTWFQAEAEKRGLAYETDRNGNQWAWLGDPEAGDAVVTGSHLDSVPDGGAFDGPLGVVSSFAALDELRRRGAEFSRPLAITNFGDEEGARFGLACVGSRLSAGQLTKEKAYELRDADGISLPQAMEAAGYDPGTIGADPERLARIGAFVELHVEQGRALDLSGDRVGIASAIWPHGRWRFDFRGEANHAGTTRLADRRDPMLTYAQTVLAARAEAALAGAVATFGKIAVEPNGVNAIPSLVRGWLDSRAADQATLDTVVTAIEKAARERADAEGIDLDVVRESFTPVVEFEHALREEMNRILGGSVPVLGTGAGHDAGILSAAVPTAMLFVRNPTGVSHSPREFAAEDDCVAGVLALADVLEGLACGSRGTC from the coding sequence ATGTGGGCCGAGCTCCGGCCCATCGGCCGCAACGCCGACTCCGGCGGGTACCGGCGCTACGCCTGGACCGGCGCCGACGCCGACTGCCGGACCTGGTTCCAGGCGGAAGCCGAAAAGCGCGGGCTCGCCTACGAGACCGACCGCAACGGCAACCAGTGGGCCTGGCTCGGCGACCCCGAAGCCGGTGACGCCGTCGTCACCGGCTCCCACCTGGACTCCGTCCCCGACGGCGGGGCCTTCGACGGCCCCCTCGGGGTGGTGTCCTCCTTCGCGGCCCTGGACGAACTCCGCAGGAGGGGAGCGGAGTTCTCCAGGCCCCTGGCCATCACCAACTTCGGCGACGAGGAAGGGGCCCGCTTCGGCCTCGCCTGCGTCGGCTCCCGGCTCAGCGCCGGGCAGCTGACCAAGGAGAAGGCGTACGAGCTCCGCGACGCGGACGGGATCTCCCTCCCGCAGGCCATGGAGGCGGCCGGCTACGACCCCGGGACCATCGGCGCCGACCCCGAACGCCTCGCCCGCATCGGCGCCTTCGTCGAACTGCACGTGGAACAGGGCCGCGCCCTCGACCTCTCCGGGGACCGGGTCGGCATCGCCTCCGCGATCTGGCCGCACGGCCGCTGGCGCTTCGACTTCCGCGGCGAGGCCAACCACGCCGGCACCACCCGGCTGGCCGACCGCCGCGACCCGATGCTCACGTACGCGCAGACCGTGCTCGCGGCCCGCGCCGAGGCGGCCCTCGCCGGGGCCGTGGCCACCTTCGGGAAGATCGCCGTCGAGCCCAACGGGGTCAACGCCATCCCCTCCCTCGTACGCGGCTGGCTCGACTCCCGCGCCGCCGACCAGGCCACCCTCGACACGGTCGTGACCGCGATCGAGAAGGCCGCCCGCGAGCGCGCGGACGCGGAGGGGATCGACCTGGACGTGGTCCGGGAGTCCTTCACCCCGGTCGTCGAGTTCGAGCACGCCCTGCGCGAGGAGATGAACCGGATCCTCGGCGGGTCCGTCCCCGTGCTCGGCACGGGTGCGGGACACGACGCCGGGATCCTCTCGGCGGCCGTCCCGACCGCCATGCTGTTCGTGCGCAACCCCACCGGGGTCTCGCACTCCCCGCGGGAGTTCGCCGCCGAGGACGACTGCGTGGCGGGCGTCCTCGCCCTCGCCGACGTACTGGAAGGCCTGGCATGCGGTTCAAGGGGCACGTGTTGA
- a CDS encoding formimidoylglutamate deiminase, translating to MRFKGHVLKTYWLEHAWLGTHVEPGVALDVADDGRISALRTGAETPPPGAEVLRGLTVPGLANAHSHAFHRALRSTVQVGSGTFWTWRDFMYKVAQNLTPDSYFALARAVYAEMALAGITAVGEFHYVHHAPGGVPYADPNAMGEALIEAAAEAGIRITLLDTAYLSAGFGEAPNPHQLRFSDGTADAWAERASALKPREHALIGAAIHSVRAVPAGQLATVAAWASERRAPLHVHLSEQTAENDACLAAHGRTPTQLLAEHGVLGPRTTGVHNTHLTDADIALLGSTTTGTCMCPTTERDLADGIGPAVRLQRAGSPLSLGSDSHAVIDLLEEARAMELNERLSSRTRGHWTANALLTAATQDGHAALGWSEAGRLEAGALADFTTIALDSVRTAGALPRLGAETAVFAASAADVRHTVVAGRHIVRDGSHTLIGDVPSALATTIAALRG from the coding sequence ATGCGGTTCAAGGGGCACGTGTTGAAGACGTACTGGCTGGAGCACGCCTGGCTCGGCACCCATGTCGAGCCGGGCGTCGCCCTGGACGTAGCGGACGACGGGCGGATCTCCGCCCTGCGTACCGGGGCCGAGACCCCGCCCCCGGGAGCGGAGGTCCTGCGCGGCCTCACGGTCCCGGGCCTGGCCAACGCGCACAGCCACGCCTTCCACCGGGCCCTGCGCTCGACGGTGCAGGTCGGCTCGGGCACCTTCTGGACCTGGCGCGACTTCATGTACAAGGTCGCCCAGAACCTCACGCCCGACAGCTACTTCGCGCTCGCCCGCGCCGTCTACGCCGAGATGGCGCTGGCCGGCATCACCGCGGTGGGCGAGTTCCACTACGTCCACCACGCCCCCGGCGGAGTCCCGTACGCCGACCCCAACGCCATGGGCGAGGCCCTGATCGAGGCCGCCGCCGAGGCGGGCATCCGCATCACCCTCCTCGACACGGCGTACCTGTCGGCGGGCTTCGGGGAAGCACCCAACCCCCACCAGCTGCGCTTCTCCGACGGCACCGCGGACGCCTGGGCGGAGCGGGCCTCGGCCCTCAAGCCCCGCGAACACGCCCTGATCGGCGCCGCGATCCACTCGGTCCGCGCGGTACCGGCGGGGCAGCTCGCCACGGTCGCCGCCTGGGCGTCCGAACGCCGGGCGCCGCTGCACGTCCACCTCTCGGAGCAGACCGCCGAGAACGACGCCTGCCTTGCGGCCCACGGCCGCACCCCGACCCAACTGCTCGCCGAGCACGGGGTGCTCGGCCCGCGCACCACCGGGGTGCACAACACGCACCTCACCGACGCGGACATCGCGCTCCTGGGCTCCACCACCACCGGCACCTGCATGTGCCCCACCACCGAACGCGACCTCGCCGACGGCATCGGCCCGGCCGTACGCCTCCAGCGCGCGGGCAGTCCGCTCTCGCTGGGCAGCGACAGCCACGCGGTGATCGACCTGCTCGAAGAGGCGCGGGCGATGGAACTGAACGAGCGGCTGAGCAGCCGTACGCGGGGGCACTGGACGGCGAACGCCCTGCTCACCGCCGCCACGCAGGACGGGCACGCCGCCCTCGGCTGGTCGGAGGCGGGCCGCCTGGAGGCGGGCGCGCTCGCGGACTTCACCACGATCGCGCTCGACTCCGTCCGCACGGCCGGAGCCCTGCCCCGGCTCGGCGCGGAGACGGCCGTCTTCGCCGCCTCGGCGGCGGACGTCCGCCACACGGTCGTGGCCGGCCGCCACATCGTCCGCGACGGTTCGCACACCCTGATCGGGGACGTCCCGTCCGCCCTCGCCACCACCATCGCCGCCCTCCGCGGCTGA
- the hutI gene encoding imidazolonepropionase — MSTTAITNIGSLVTNDPALGDGTPLGLIQDAAVVIDGDRVAWVGPADKAPAADAVHDAEGRAAIPGFVDSHSHLVFAGDRTAEFNARMSGHSYSAGGIRTTVAATRAASDAALEANLVRHLHEARRQGTTTFETKSGYGLTVQDEARALRIAAAHTEEVTYLGAHIVSPDYADDPAGYVDLVTGEMLTACAPYARWVDVFCEKGAFDGDQARAILTAGAAAGLIPRVHANQLSYGPGVQLAVELEAASADHCTHLTDADVDALAQAAGTTVATLLPGAEFSTRAQWPDARRLLDAGVTVALSTDCNPGSSYTSSMPFCIALAVRDMGMTPDEALWAATAGGARALRRTDIGVLTPGARADLALLDAPSHVHLAYRPGVPLVSAVWQKGLKTA, encoded by the coding sequence ATGAGCACCACAGCCATCACCAACATCGGCAGCCTCGTCACCAACGACCCCGCCCTGGGCGACGGCACCCCCCTCGGCTTGATCCAGGACGCGGCCGTGGTCATCGACGGCGACCGCGTCGCCTGGGTCGGCCCCGCCGACAAGGCCCCCGCCGCGGACGCTGTGCACGACGCCGAGGGCCGCGCCGCGATCCCCGGCTTCGTCGACTCCCACTCCCATCTCGTCTTCGCGGGCGACCGCACCGCCGAGTTCAACGCCCGCATGTCCGGCCACAGCTACTCCGCCGGAGGCATCCGCACCACCGTCGCCGCCACCCGCGCCGCCTCCGACGCCGCGCTCGAAGCGAACCTGGTGCGCCACCTGCACGAGGCCCGCCGCCAGGGCACCACCACCTTCGAGACCAAGTCCGGCTACGGCCTCACGGTCCAGGACGAGGCGCGAGCCCTCCGCATCGCCGCCGCGCACACCGAGGAGGTCACCTACCTCGGCGCGCACATCGTCTCCCCGGACTACGCCGACGACCCGGCCGGCTATGTGGACCTCGTCACCGGCGAGATGCTGACCGCCTGCGCCCCGTACGCCCGCTGGGTGGACGTGTTCTGCGAGAAGGGCGCCTTCGACGGCGACCAGGCCCGGGCGATCCTCACCGCCGGAGCCGCCGCCGGGCTGATCCCGCGCGTCCACGCCAACCAGCTCTCTTACGGCCCCGGCGTCCAGCTCGCAGTGGAGCTGGAAGCCGCTTCCGCCGACCACTGCACCCACCTCACCGACGCCGACGTGGACGCCCTCGCCCAAGCGGCCGGCACGACCGTCGCCACGCTGCTGCCCGGTGCGGAGTTCTCCACCCGCGCGCAGTGGCCCGACGCCCGCCGGCTGCTGGACGCGGGGGTCACCGTGGCGCTGTCGACCGACTGCAACCCGGGCTCGTCCTACACGAGTTCGATGCCGTTCTGCATCGCCCTCGCCGTCCGCGACATGGGGATGACCCCGGACGAGGCCCTGTGGGCCGCCACCGCAGGCGGCGCCCGCGCCCTGCGCCGCACCGACATCGGTGTCCTGACTCCCGGCGCCCGCGCGGACCTGGCCCTGCTCGACGCCCCCAGCCACGTCCACCTCGCCTACCGGCCGGGCGTTCCGCTGGTCTCGGCCGTCTGGCAGAAGGGCCTCAAGACGGCCTGA